A section of the Humulus lupulus chromosome 2, drHumLupu1.1, whole genome shotgun sequence genome encodes:
- the LOC133818656 gene encoding putative ABC transporter C family member 15 isoform X2 codes for MLFFSLEDVELHQITKAWIHQLPCLGEHVSLVVQLGFVGVFLLHLVAKTVGLIAKNGTLSKELEGSDKRLSWIRFSISCKMSIFGSLMLMGTHISVLLLLLNGGGKYCTDSVQVITSETLQVVLWAASSIAVYKVVKSKLIKFPWLLRAWWLLSFFMSMINVAIDTHLRIMYHGKLRLLDYFNFLCFLLCFCLFGISIRGKTGIGHIPSSITDPLLKGKSDTKLTENKSESLYGKSTTLQLITFSWLNPLFAIGYKNPLEQDEIPNIDTKDSAAFLSSSFDESLEYVKERDKTDRPSIYWAIYTFVWRKAVINGCFAVVSAAASYVGPYLINDFVSFLSEKETRSLQSGYFLALAFLGAKMIETTAQRQWIFGARQLGLRLRAALISHIYKKGLVLSSQARQSRNSGEIINFMSVDIQRITDFIWYVNMIWMLPIQISLAIYVLHANLDLGSLAALAATLMVMACNIPLTRVQKQFQSKIMDAKDNRMKATSEVLRNMKVLKFQAWDTQFLEKLESLRKLEYNWLWKSIRLGAVTAFIFWGSPTFISVVTFGSCVLMGIELTAGRVLAALATFRMLQDPIFNLPDLLNVIAQGKVSADRVASFLQEHEIQQDSIQYVPKDQTKVDIEVQNGKFIWDAESIIPTLDGINLEVNRGMKVAICGTVGSGKSSLLSSILGEMQKQSGTVKISGTKAFVPQSPWILTGNIRENILFGNEYDSAKYDRTIKACALTKDFELFSCGDLTEIGERGINMSGGQKQRIQIARAVYQDADIYLLDDPFSAVDAHTGTQLFKDCLMGILKEKTILFVTHQVEFLPAADHILVMQNGKIAQAGTFEKLMNENIGFEILVGAHSQALETILTIENSSREQETSEIESISGSTTNSELLHMRHESDHNISLEITTEKGGKLVQDEEREKGSIGKEVYWNYLTIVKGGLLVPFIILAQSSFQVLQIASNYWMAWSCPPTSGTQPKMEMNFILLVYVLLAVGGSLCVLLRATLVGIAGLWTAQKLFINMLRSVFRAPMSFFDSTPAGRTLSRASTDQSVLDLEMPQKLGWCAFSIIQILGTIVVMSQVAWEVFVIFIPVTAICIWYQRYYIPTARELARLEGIQRTPILHHFAESLSGSATIRAFQQEDRFIHLNLCLVDNHSTPWFHNVAAMEWLSFRLNMLSNFVFAFSLVLLVTLPEGVINPSIAGLAVTYGINLNVLQASVIWNICNAENKMISVERIIQYSNIPSEAPLLIEDCKLPSNWPQDGTICFRNLQIRYAEHLPSVINNINCTFPGKMKIGVVGRTGSGKSTLIQAIFRIVEPREGSIIIDDVDICKIGLHDLRSRLSIIPQDPIMFEGTVRGNLDPLEQYTDSEAWEALEKCQLAPIVRKKDKKLDAVVVENGENWSMGQRQLFCLGRALLKKSTILVLDEATASVDSATDGIIQKIISEEFKDRTVVTIAHRIHTVVESDLVLVLSDGRVAEYDTPARLLEREDSFFSKLVKEYSSRSKSFNNLTNYN; via the exons ATGCTTTTCTTTAGTTTGGAAG ATGTCGAACTTCATCAAATAACCAAAGCATGGATACATCAGTTGCCCTGCTTGGGGGAGCATGTTAGCTTAGTGGTGCAACTAGGATTTGTTGGAGTGTTTCTACTTCATTTGGTGGCCAAAACCGTTGGACTTATAGCCAAAAATGGGACACTGAGTAAAGAGTTGGAAGGTTCAGATAAGCGCTTAAGCTGGATTAGATTCAGTATAAGTTGTAAAATGAGCATATTTGGTTCCCTCATGTTGATGGGAACTCATATCTCAGTGCTTCTCTTGTTGCTAAATGGAGGCGGGAAATATTGCACAGACAGTGTTCAAGTTATTACCTCAGAGACTCTTCAAGTTGTATTATGGGCAGCATCATCCATTGCAGTGTATAAGGTGGTGAAGAGTAAGCTGATTAAGTTCCCTTGGCTACTAAGGGCATGGTGGCTTTTAAGTTTCTTCATGTCCATGATCAACGTGGCTATTGATACCCATTTGAGAATCATGTATCATGGAAAGCTTAGATTGCTAGACTATTTCAATTTCCTTTGTTTCCTTTTATGCTTTTGCCTGTTTGGTATTTCAATCAGAGGGAAAACAGGCATAGGACATATCCCAAGTAGCATCACCGACCCACTTCTAAAAGGGAAAAGTGATACTAAACTAACAGAGAACAAAAGTGAATCTCTCTACGGGAAGTCCACTACTCTCCAGCTCATTACTTTCTCTTGGCTTAATCCCTTGTTTGCTATTGGATATAAGAACCCGCTCGAACAAGATGAAATACCAAATATCGATACCAAAGACTCTGCTGCCTTCCTTTCTAGTTCCTTTGATGAGAGCCTCGAGTATGTTAAGGAAAGAGATAAAACTGACAGACCGTCTATTTACTGGGCAATCTATACATTTGTTTGGAGGAAAGCAGTAATAAATGGATGTTTTGCAGTAGTAAGCGCAGCAGCCTCATATGTTGGTCCATATCTTATTAATGACTTTGTAAGCTTTTTAAGTGAGAAGGAAACCAGAAGTCTGCAAAGTGGGTACTTTCTTGCATTGGCTTTCCTAGGGGCCAAGATGATTGAGACAACAGCACAAAGACAATGGATTTTTGGGGCTCGCCAACTAGGTCTTCGTCTTAGAGCTGCTTTGATATCTCACATATACAAAAAAGGTTTGGTTCTTTCAAGTCAAGCTCGCCAAAGTCGCAATAGTGGAGAGATAATCAACTTTATGAGTGTAGATATCCAAAGAATAACAGACTTTATTTGGTATGTAAACATGATTTGGATGTTGCCGATTCAAATTTCCTTAGCTATCTACGTGCTCCATGCAAATTTAGATTTGGGTTCTCTGgctgcactagcagcaactttaaTGGTGATGGCTTGCAATATACCACTTACTAGAGTCCAGAAGCAATTTCAGTCCAAGATCATGGATGCAAAAGATAATAGGATGAAAGCAACTTCAGAAGTTCTTCGTAACATGAAAGTACTTAAATTTCAAGCATGGGACACGCAATTCCTTGAAAAGTTGGAATCATTGAGGAAACTAGAATACAATTGGCTTTGGAAATCAATAAGATTAGGCGCAGTCACTGCTTTCATCTTCTGGGGATCTCCTACGTTTATTTCTGTGGTGACTTTTGGCTCATGTGTTCTAATGGGCATTGAACTCACAGCTGGTAGAGTCTTAGCAGCTCTTGCTACTTTTAGGATGTTACAAGACCCTATATTCAATCTACCTGATTTGCTTAATGTGATTGCTCAGGGAAAAGTTTCAGCAGATAGAGTAGCTTCCTTTCTCCAAGAACATGAAATTCAACAAGATTCCATTCAATATGTTCCAAAAGATCAGACAAAGGTTGATATTGAGGTTCAAAATGGGAAATTCATTTGGGATGCTGAGTCAATAATACCAACTCTTGATGGAATAAACTTGGAGGTGAATAGAGGAATGAAGGTGGCGATTTGTGGGACTGTAGGATCTGGAAAGTCTAGCTTGCTTTCGAGTATTCTTGGAGAAATGCAAAAGCAGTCTGGAACAGTTAAGATTAGTGGTACAAAGGCTTTTGTTCCTCAATCTCCGTGGATACTTACAGGAAATATCAGAGAAAATATCTTGTTTGGAAATGAGTATGATAGTGCCAAGTATGACAGAACAATTAAAGCATGTGCTTTAACAAAAGATTTTGAGTTGTTCTCTTGTGGGGATCTAACAGAAATTGGAGAGAGAGGGATAAACATGAGTGGTGGTCAGAAGCAAAGAATACAGATTGCACGAGCTGTTTATCAGGATGCTGACATATATTTATTGGACGATCCATTCAGTGCTGTTGATGCTCATACAGGAACACAACTTTTTAAG GATTGTCTCATGGGAATACTCAAAGAGAAGACCATACTTTTTGTCACTCACCAAGTTGAGTTTCTTCCAGCTGCTGACCATATTCTG GTAATGCAAAACGGAAAAATAGCACAAGCTGGAACATTTGAAAAACTCATGAATGAAAATATTGGATTTGAAATTTTAGTTGGTGCTCATAGTCAGGCTCTTGAAACGATCCTAACTATTGAAAATAGTAGTAGAGAACAAGAAACATCAGAGATTGAATCCATATCAGGTTCCACAACTAATTCTGAACTTTTACACATGCGACATGAATCAGACCATAATATCTCTCTTGAGATAACAACAGAGAAAGGGGGAAAGCTGGTGCAGGATGAAGAACGAGAGAAAGGAAGCATTGGAAAAGAAGTTTATTGGAATTATTTGACAATTGTAAAAGGTGGTTTGCTTGTTCCATTTATAATTTTGGCACAATCGTCTTTCCAAGTACTACAAATAGCTAGTAACTATTGGATGGCATGGTCTTGTCCTCCTACTAGTGGAACCCAGCCCAAAATGGAAATGAACTTCAtcttattagtttatgtattgcTTGCGGTCGGAGGTTCACTTTGTGTGTTGTTGCGAGCCACCTTAGTAGGAATCGCAGGACTTTGGACAGCCCAAAAGCTCTTCATTAACATGCTACGTAGTGTATTCCGAGCACCAATGTCCTTTTTTGATTCAACTCCAGCAGGCAGAACCTTAAGCCGG GCATCTACTGATCAAAGCGTGCTGGATTTGGAAATGCCACAAAAATTAGGTTGGTGTGCTTTCTCAATAATACAAATACTAGGAACAATTGTCGTGATGTCACAAGTAGCATGGGAGGTGTTTGTAATCTTTATTCCAGTAACTGCAATTTGCATATGGTACCAA CGATACTACATACCAACAGCTAGAGAATTGGCACGGTTGGAAGGAATACAAAGAACTCCAATCCTTCATCACTTTGCCGAATCATTATCAGGCTCTGCAACAATTCGTGCTTTTCAACAAGAAGACCGCTTCATTCATTTGAATCTTTGTCTTGTTGACAATCACTCAACACCGTGGTTTCACAATGTGGCGGCGATGGAATGGCTCTCTTTCAGACTAAATATGTTGTCAAACTTTGTTTTTGCCTTCTCATTAGTTTTATTAGTCACACTACCCGAAGGAGTTATCAATCCAA GCATAGCGGGATTGGCTGTGACATATGGAATAAATTTGAACGTTTTGCAAGCTTCTGTTATTTGGAACATATGCAATGCAGAAAATAAAATGATTTCGGTTGAAAGGATTATTCAATACTCAAACATTCCAAGTGAGGCACCTTTATTAATTGAAGATTGCAAGCTACCAAGCAATTGGCCACAGGATGGAACAATTTGCTTTAGAAATTTGCAG ATTCGTTATGCTGAACATCTCCCTTCTGTAATAAACAACATTAATTGCACTTTTCCTGGGAAGATGAAGATTGGAGTTGTAGGAAGAACAGGAAGTGGGAAATCGACACTTATACAAGCCATTTTCAGAATTGTTGAACCTAGAGAAGGAAGCATAATAATTGATGATGTAGATATATGCAAGATAGGTCTTCATGACTTAAGATCCAGGCTTAGTATCATTCCACAAGATCCAATAATGTTTGAAGGAACTGTTAGGGGAAATCTCGATCCACTGGAGCAATATACAGACTCTGAAGCATGGGAG GCTCTAGAAAAATGTCAACTAGCTCCTATTGTGCGCAAAAAAGATAAGAAATTGGATGCCGTTG tggttgaaaatggagaaaatTGGAGTATGGGCCAAAGACAATTGTTTTGTCTTGGAAGAGCTTTGCTCAAGAAAAGTACCATTCTAGTATTAGATGAAGCAACAGCATCTGTGGATTCTGCAACTGATGGAATAATACAAAAAATCATTAGCGAAGAATTTAAAGATCGAACAGTAGTCACAATAGCTCACAGAATCCACACTGTTGTAGAAAGTGATCTCGTTTTGGTTCTCAGCGATG GAAGGGTTGCAGAATATGACACACCAGCCAGATTACTTGAGAGAGAGGATTCCTTCTTCTCCAAACTCGTGAAGGAATACTCTTCGAGGTCCAAGAGTTTCAACAACTTAACAAATTATAACTAA
- the LOC133818656 gene encoding putative ABC transporter C family member 15 isoform X1, protein MKREQLYAQSTGLFLSRFKVGEVDMFSFQNATSTLLHTNVELHQITKAWIHQLPCLGEHVSLVVQLGFVGVFLLHLVAKTVGLIAKNGTLSKELEGSDKRLSWIRFSISCKMSIFGSLMLMGTHISVLLLLLNGGGKYCTDSVQVITSETLQVVLWAASSIAVYKVVKSKLIKFPWLLRAWWLLSFFMSMINVAIDTHLRIMYHGKLRLLDYFNFLCFLLCFCLFGISIRGKTGIGHIPSSITDPLLKGKSDTKLTENKSESLYGKSTTLQLITFSWLNPLFAIGYKNPLEQDEIPNIDTKDSAAFLSSSFDESLEYVKERDKTDRPSIYWAIYTFVWRKAVINGCFAVVSAAASYVGPYLINDFVSFLSEKETRSLQSGYFLALAFLGAKMIETTAQRQWIFGARQLGLRLRAALISHIYKKGLVLSSQARQSRNSGEIINFMSVDIQRITDFIWYVNMIWMLPIQISLAIYVLHANLDLGSLAALAATLMVMACNIPLTRVQKQFQSKIMDAKDNRMKATSEVLRNMKVLKFQAWDTQFLEKLESLRKLEYNWLWKSIRLGAVTAFIFWGSPTFISVVTFGSCVLMGIELTAGRVLAALATFRMLQDPIFNLPDLLNVIAQGKVSADRVASFLQEHEIQQDSIQYVPKDQTKVDIEVQNGKFIWDAESIIPTLDGINLEVNRGMKVAICGTVGSGKSSLLSSILGEMQKQSGTVKISGTKAFVPQSPWILTGNIRENILFGNEYDSAKYDRTIKACALTKDFELFSCGDLTEIGERGINMSGGQKQRIQIARAVYQDADIYLLDDPFSAVDAHTGTQLFKDCLMGILKEKTILFVTHQVEFLPAADHILVMQNGKIAQAGTFEKLMNENIGFEILVGAHSQALETILTIENSSREQETSEIESISGSTTNSELLHMRHESDHNISLEITTEKGGKLVQDEEREKGSIGKEVYWNYLTIVKGGLLVPFIILAQSSFQVLQIASNYWMAWSCPPTSGTQPKMEMNFILLVYVLLAVGGSLCVLLRATLVGIAGLWTAQKLFINMLRSVFRAPMSFFDSTPAGRTLSRASTDQSVLDLEMPQKLGWCAFSIIQILGTIVVMSQVAWEVFVIFIPVTAICIWYQRYYIPTARELARLEGIQRTPILHHFAESLSGSATIRAFQQEDRFIHLNLCLVDNHSTPWFHNVAAMEWLSFRLNMLSNFVFAFSLVLLVTLPEGVINPSIAGLAVTYGINLNVLQASVIWNICNAENKMISVERIIQYSNIPSEAPLLIEDCKLPSNWPQDGTICFRNLQIRYAEHLPSVINNINCTFPGKMKIGVVGRTGSGKSTLIQAIFRIVEPREGSIIIDDVDICKIGLHDLRSRLSIIPQDPIMFEGTVRGNLDPLEQYTDSEAWEALEKCQLAPIVRKKDKKLDAVVVENGENWSMGQRQLFCLGRALLKKSTILVLDEATASVDSATDGIIQKIISEEFKDRTVVTIAHRIHTVVESDLVLVLSDGRVAEYDTPARLLEREDSFFSKLVKEYSSRSKSFNNLTNYN, encoded by the exons ATGAAAAGAGAGCAGTTGTATGCTCAATCTACAGGGCTCTTCCTCTCGCGTTTTAAGGTCGGGGAAGTAGATATGTTCTCCTTCCAAAACGCAACATCAACCCTCCTCCACACTA ATGTCGAACTTCATCAAATAACCAAAGCATGGATACATCAGTTGCCCTGCTTGGGGGAGCATGTTAGCTTAGTGGTGCAACTAGGATTTGTTGGAGTGTTTCTACTTCATTTGGTGGCCAAAACCGTTGGACTTATAGCCAAAAATGGGACACTGAGTAAAGAGTTGGAAGGTTCAGATAAGCGCTTAAGCTGGATTAGATTCAGTATAAGTTGTAAAATGAGCATATTTGGTTCCCTCATGTTGATGGGAACTCATATCTCAGTGCTTCTCTTGTTGCTAAATGGAGGCGGGAAATATTGCACAGACAGTGTTCAAGTTATTACCTCAGAGACTCTTCAAGTTGTATTATGGGCAGCATCATCCATTGCAGTGTATAAGGTGGTGAAGAGTAAGCTGATTAAGTTCCCTTGGCTACTAAGGGCATGGTGGCTTTTAAGTTTCTTCATGTCCATGATCAACGTGGCTATTGATACCCATTTGAGAATCATGTATCATGGAAAGCTTAGATTGCTAGACTATTTCAATTTCCTTTGTTTCCTTTTATGCTTTTGCCTGTTTGGTATTTCAATCAGAGGGAAAACAGGCATAGGACATATCCCAAGTAGCATCACCGACCCACTTCTAAAAGGGAAAAGTGATACTAAACTAACAGAGAACAAAAGTGAATCTCTCTACGGGAAGTCCACTACTCTCCAGCTCATTACTTTCTCTTGGCTTAATCCCTTGTTTGCTATTGGATATAAGAACCCGCTCGAACAAGATGAAATACCAAATATCGATACCAAAGACTCTGCTGCCTTCCTTTCTAGTTCCTTTGATGAGAGCCTCGAGTATGTTAAGGAAAGAGATAAAACTGACAGACCGTCTATTTACTGGGCAATCTATACATTTGTTTGGAGGAAAGCAGTAATAAATGGATGTTTTGCAGTAGTAAGCGCAGCAGCCTCATATGTTGGTCCATATCTTATTAATGACTTTGTAAGCTTTTTAAGTGAGAAGGAAACCAGAAGTCTGCAAAGTGGGTACTTTCTTGCATTGGCTTTCCTAGGGGCCAAGATGATTGAGACAACAGCACAAAGACAATGGATTTTTGGGGCTCGCCAACTAGGTCTTCGTCTTAGAGCTGCTTTGATATCTCACATATACAAAAAAGGTTTGGTTCTTTCAAGTCAAGCTCGCCAAAGTCGCAATAGTGGAGAGATAATCAACTTTATGAGTGTAGATATCCAAAGAATAACAGACTTTATTTGGTATGTAAACATGATTTGGATGTTGCCGATTCAAATTTCCTTAGCTATCTACGTGCTCCATGCAAATTTAGATTTGGGTTCTCTGgctgcactagcagcaactttaaTGGTGATGGCTTGCAATATACCACTTACTAGAGTCCAGAAGCAATTTCAGTCCAAGATCATGGATGCAAAAGATAATAGGATGAAAGCAACTTCAGAAGTTCTTCGTAACATGAAAGTACTTAAATTTCAAGCATGGGACACGCAATTCCTTGAAAAGTTGGAATCATTGAGGAAACTAGAATACAATTGGCTTTGGAAATCAATAAGATTAGGCGCAGTCACTGCTTTCATCTTCTGGGGATCTCCTACGTTTATTTCTGTGGTGACTTTTGGCTCATGTGTTCTAATGGGCATTGAACTCACAGCTGGTAGAGTCTTAGCAGCTCTTGCTACTTTTAGGATGTTACAAGACCCTATATTCAATCTACCTGATTTGCTTAATGTGATTGCTCAGGGAAAAGTTTCAGCAGATAGAGTAGCTTCCTTTCTCCAAGAACATGAAATTCAACAAGATTCCATTCAATATGTTCCAAAAGATCAGACAAAGGTTGATATTGAGGTTCAAAATGGGAAATTCATTTGGGATGCTGAGTCAATAATACCAACTCTTGATGGAATAAACTTGGAGGTGAATAGAGGAATGAAGGTGGCGATTTGTGGGACTGTAGGATCTGGAAAGTCTAGCTTGCTTTCGAGTATTCTTGGAGAAATGCAAAAGCAGTCTGGAACAGTTAAGATTAGTGGTACAAAGGCTTTTGTTCCTCAATCTCCGTGGATACTTACAGGAAATATCAGAGAAAATATCTTGTTTGGAAATGAGTATGATAGTGCCAAGTATGACAGAACAATTAAAGCATGTGCTTTAACAAAAGATTTTGAGTTGTTCTCTTGTGGGGATCTAACAGAAATTGGAGAGAGAGGGATAAACATGAGTGGTGGTCAGAAGCAAAGAATACAGATTGCACGAGCTGTTTATCAGGATGCTGACATATATTTATTGGACGATCCATTCAGTGCTGTTGATGCTCATACAGGAACACAACTTTTTAAG GATTGTCTCATGGGAATACTCAAAGAGAAGACCATACTTTTTGTCACTCACCAAGTTGAGTTTCTTCCAGCTGCTGACCATATTCTG GTAATGCAAAACGGAAAAATAGCACAAGCTGGAACATTTGAAAAACTCATGAATGAAAATATTGGATTTGAAATTTTAGTTGGTGCTCATAGTCAGGCTCTTGAAACGATCCTAACTATTGAAAATAGTAGTAGAGAACAAGAAACATCAGAGATTGAATCCATATCAGGTTCCACAACTAATTCTGAACTTTTACACATGCGACATGAATCAGACCATAATATCTCTCTTGAGATAACAACAGAGAAAGGGGGAAAGCTGGTGCAGGATGAAGAACGAGAGAAAGGAAGCATTGGAAAAGAAGTTTATTGGAATTATTTGACAATTGTAAAAGGTGGTTTGCTTGTTCCATTTATAATTTTGGCACAATCGTCTTTCCAAGTACTACAAATAGCTAGTAACTATTGGATGGCATGGTCTTGTCCTCCTACTAGTGGAACCCAGCCCAAAATGGAAATGAACTTCAtcttattagtttatgtattgcTTGCGGTCGGAGGTTCACTTTGTGTGTTGTTGCGAGCCACCTTAGTAGGAATCGCAGGACTTTGGACAGCCCAAAAGCTCTTCATTAACATGCTACGTAGTGTATTCCGAGCACCAATGTCCTTTTTTGATTCAACTCCAGCAGGCAGAACCTTAAGCCGG GCATCTACTGATCAAAGCGTGCTGGATTTGGAAATGCCACAAAAATTAGGTTGGTGTGCTTTCTCAATAATACAAATACTAGGAACAATTGTCGTGATGTCACAAGTAGCATGGGAGGTGTTTGTAATCTTTATTCCAGTAACTGCAATTTGCATATGGTACCAA CGATACTACATACCAACAGCTAGAGAATTGGCACGGTTGGAAGGAATACAAAGAACTCCAATCCTTCATCACTTTGCCGAATCATTATCAGGCTCTGCAACAATTCGTGCTTTTCAACAAGAAGACCGCTTCATTCATTTGAATCTTTGTCTTGTTGACAATCACTCAACACCGTGGTTTCACAATGTGGCGGCGATGGAATGGCTCTCTTTCAGACTAAATATGTTGTCAAACTTTGTTTTTGCCTTCTCATTAGTTTTATTAGTCACACTACCCGAAGGAGTTATCAATCCAA GCATAGCGGGATTGGCTGTGACATATGGAATAAATTTGAACGTTTTGCAAGCTTCTGTTATTTGGAACATATGCAATGCAGAAAATAAAATGATTTCGGTTGAAAGGATTATTCAATACTCAAACATTCCAAGTGAGGCACCTTTATTAATTGAAGATTGCAAGCTACCAAGCAATTGGCCACAGGATGGAACAATTTGCTTTAGAAATTTGCAG ATTCGTTATGCTGAACATCTCCCTTCTGTAATAAACAACATTAATTGCACTTTTCCTGGGAAGATGAAGATTGGAGTTGTAGGAAGAACAGGAAGTGGGAAATCGACACTTATACAAGCCATTTTCAGAATTGTTGAACCTAGAGAAGGAAGCATAATAATTGATGATGTAGATATATGCAAGATAGGTCTTCATGACTTAAGATCCAGGCTTAGTATCATTCCACAAGATCCAATAATGTTTGAAGGAACTGTTAGGGGAAATCTCGATCCACTGGAGCAATATACAGACTCTGAAGCATGGGAG GCTCTAGAAAAATGTCAACTAGCTCCTATTGTGCGCAAAAAAGATAAGAAATTGGATGCCGTTG tggttgaaaatggagaaaatTGGAGTATGGGCCAAAGACAATTGTTTTGTCTTGGAAGAGCTTTGCTCAAGAAAAGTACCATTCTAGTATTAGATGAAGCAACAGCATCTGTGGATTCTGCAACTGATGGAATAATACAAAAAATCATTAGCGAAGAATTTAAAGATCGAACAGTAGTCACAATAGCTCACAGAATCCACACTGTTGTAGAAAGTGATCTCGTTTTGGTTCTCAGCGATG GAAGGGTTGCAGAATATGACACACCAGCCAGATTACTTGAGAGAGAGGATTCCTTCTTCTCCAAACTCGTGAAGGAATACTCTTCGAGGTCCAAGAGTTTCAACAACTTAACAAATTATAACTAA
- the LOC133816381 gene encoding uncharacterized protein LOC133816381: MSQPEESLRGAVFGGNPSAGPRMKRLRTSKNAAGTPTKFPAKEKDQALASQVAGAVPPATGGSNMPPAAPRAPFVARDAVTEVGTSAIVSSDVRIPVNPQDLEKIPEAFRGTVYESANYAVNHIYKFTEKELRAIETMSPVGVLESSLGMAMTSVVALHRSIVRTKTQLGDMRDEHQTTLQAAKDALAASQVELEKSRSEIQERESSLATSKTDLDAAKTEVQDALEVERTTSEKSMEDLFYHCWVYNPDADFSFMSASLWARLLVKFQARLDKEAPSETGDGSGAAEQGETATSKGPPGGA, translated from the exons atgtctcagcccgaggagagcctgcgaggtgcggtcttcggggggaacccctcagctgggccaagaatgaaaaggctccggacgtccaagaacgccgccgggacccccaccaagtttcctgcaaaggagaaggatcaAGCCCTAGCTTCACAGGTTGCGGGAGCGGTTCCTCCTGCTACAGGGGGAAGCAATATGCCTCCAGCGGCTCCGCGAGCTCCATTCGTCGCCCGGGACGCAGTAACGGAGGTCGGGACTTCGGCCATCGTATCCTCCGATGTGCGCataccagtcaatccccaggacctggagaagatccccgaggcctttcggggaacggtgtatgagtcggcgaactacgccgtcaaccatatatacaagttcaccgagaaggagctccgggccatcgagacaatgagcccggtgggcgtgctggagtcttcactaggcatggccatgacg AGCGTtgtcgcccttcaccggagcatcgtcaggaccaaaactcagctcggggacatgagggacgagcatcagactaccctgcaagcggccaaggatgccttggcggcctctcaGGTTGAGTTGGAGAAATCCCGTTCGGAGATCCAAGAGCGCGagtcctcccttgccacctcgaagACGGACCTAGACGCtgcgaagactgaggtccaggaTGCCCTGGAGGTCGAGCGGACAACTTCagaaaagtccatggaagatctgttctaccattgctgggtctacaaTCCAGACGCAGACTTTTCTTTCATGTCGGCTAGTCTCTGGGcacgcttgctggtgaagttccaagctcgccttgataaagaggcgccctcggagaccggggatggttctggcgcagctgagcaaggcgagacggcgacctccaagggaccacctggcggagcttag